A genomic stretch from Clavelina lepadiformis chromosome 5, kaClaLepa1.1, whole genome shotgun sequence includes:
- the LOC143461294 gene encoding uncharacterized protein LOC143461294 produces MKPMNWALVLIALVYFTFTSADTWHSLNGTEYYIEHSYVSTYHQAADGCKQKSSILAVVKTPAVKNFLVAKIGKLYGKPYSFYIGLRKHGDDLVWSDGTDVSTGGTWWDSSQPKKYGEGDFVVMGGVHQLHPDFLWYNISANTPSRYICQRQINKTTTTFHKINPTTVTVATNSLINQQKGLQADATTEALSAISKNATSSQNLHLKTSALRAQEATVAMSSEKIRPTVVDFNTSSQTATKVLDLSQQRFSSKSFLFITNSTVQLVSNSHYGYVYAIFSFLTIIIICFLVFIIRIIMKLRKKRARWYYNLENGDARNSNVEMNDIRLGDAVSMDLGSQDPFAVESDNLTFSYDYTSCSCKEKSEVYVKSHVYL; encoded by the exons ATGAAGCCGATGAATTGGGCACTAGTTTTAATAGCACTAGTTTACTTTACCTTTACTTCTGCTGATACATGGCATTCGTTGAATGGTACCGAATACTACATCGAGCATTCCTATGTTTCAACTTACCATCAGGCCGCGGACGGctgcaaacaaaaatcatcCATTCTTGCTGTCGTTAAAACGCCCGctgtaaaaaactttttggtCGCAAAAATCGGAAAATTATATG GTAAGCCCTACTCCTTTTATATCGGCCTTCGGAAACACGGTGATGACTTGGTCTGGTCAGATGGTACAGATGTTAGTACCGGTGGTACATGGTGGGACTCCAGCCAACCGAAGAAATATGGAGAAGGGGATTTCGTGGTAATGGGGGGAGTCCATCAACTACATCCCGACTTTCTTTGGTATAACATCTCAGCCAATACGCCCTCTCGGTATATTTGCCAGCGTCAAATAA ACAAGACCACGACaacttttcacaaaatcaACCCAACAACAGTAACAGTCGCTACAAATTCTCTTATCAACCAGCAAAAAGGACTACAGGCTGATGCAACTACGGAAGCGTTGTCAGCAATTTCCAAAAATGCGACATCATcccaaaatttacatttgaAAACTTCGGCCCTAAGAGCTCAAGAAGCCACCGTTGCTATGTCTTCAGAAAAGATCCGTCCTACGGTCGTAGATTTCAATACGTCATCACAAACAGCAACAAAAGTGCTTGATCTTAGTCAGCAACGGTTTAGTTCAAAAAGTTTCTTATTTATTACCAATTCAACGGTTCAATTAGTTTCAA attcACACTATGGATATGTCTAtgcaatattttcatttctCACCATAATCATAATATGTTTTCTTGTCTTCATCATTCGAATAATCATGAAGTTGAGAAAGAAAAGAGCACG ATGGTATTACAACCTGGAGAACGGCGATGCAAGGAACTCGAATGTTGAGATGAATGACATTCGATTAG GCGACGCTGTATCAATGGATCTTGGAAGTCAAGATCCTTTTGCAGTAGAATCGGATAATTTAACCTTTAGCTATGATTACACATCCTGCTCGTGCAAAGAAAAATCTGAAGTATATGTGAAAAGCCACGTCTACTTATAA